In Shewanella sp. VB17, a single genomic region encodes these proteins:
- a CDS encoding biotin carboxylase N-terminal domain-containing protein gives MTSNNKPINIPQAQSADPLFLKAEQLAQNFSLFPEHSKQSLSEEIKGLLGEETIQSNLKELEQLDVDGYVTKVIQPTLDKNRFGAKRVIADLKGKLIAETHIGSFYSAEIELNFGARTRRLGFIAQERTVGNGAWLPEHHLQACKAIRQFAELSMPIIYLIDTPGADAGEIANSQNQAHTISKAIAESANVDVPTIGIVIGAGYSGGAIPLAAANILLSVRDGIFNTIQPQGLQSIARKYNLSWQECAKSVGVSPEELYTSGCIDGIIDFSPSDKDERQHNLRRAIISSVEAVEQAAVQFVRESSDLREHYDRSLNRFLMPSQNLSALEHHAELAVANNPTMHLNLFGSAYRYLRYLTLRSRIHSISQDQYGRLSKVSVPEGDLLARIQQEQDRVFQSWLSSPDKLVYDEELNKLWGNFSTKRDEVSTERNMLTRLILGEPKENYKKARKALLFNIGWSLYHRWKGNAENNFKGLIAHLESLPAEVTQADWPELNELTVLDVVIHDELREDFIWQCYNILIFNALYDNVVGNLASIAKEAMMSKSLSRASVDNLLHDSIDRAISTQDTASDKGKFYKWLKFFMSQSNRAELLTKTEQWKSVGFPQLNDSLFVILTYFFERLLPEYFDSESESSEYTGAINPVRIGRRKDFWNRLTMGYQDLLIQKVLRDEKRSGKMSWENITTQFFNDFEEINADKMSANLLNFPGFRLSIEDALDKGIRPCGLITGVADFEQDGQQIKVGVAVSNTAFQAGAFDMASAEKFSALLIECAKRKLPVICFISSGGMQTKEGAAALFSMAVVNDRITRFIRDNELPVLMFGYGDCTGGAQASFVTHPLVQTYYLSGTNMPFAGQMVVPAYLPSTATLSNYLSKVPGAMNALVTNPFSDTIDEQLASIDPLMPKPTAKIEEVIGKALSTLVPEILVEDEKIIQDDPRQLMKPINKLLVHARGCTAVKLIRKAHDNNINVVLVASDPDMTSVPADMLKEKDKLVCIGGNTSDESYLNAYSVLKVAEYENVDALHPGIGFLSESPQFAALCVNNGVNFVGPSVHSMTTMGNKSNAIKTSQANGVPVVPGSHGILSNAEQAVNVANEIGYPVLLKAVQGGGGKGIQVVERAGDMISLFQQTSTEAAAAFGNGDLYLEKYVTSLRHIEVQLLRDQFGNTKVLGIRDCSVQRNNQKVVEESGSTMLPPELKAKVLEYTLALGHATDYMGAGTVEFIYNLDMNAVYFMEMNTRLQVEHPVTEATSGIDIVSAGFDIAAGRSIEALEPQDKGYAIEVRVTAEKAALDSHGVLQLLPHPGLITEYQMPERDDIEIISIAGEGKEVSPYYDSLIAQIICRGESRDDVINKLHDYLADQVVIKGIATNIPLLTRILKDGTFNEGVYDTNYLPRLMAELDIPELIAEMEAAADTAGIDTESLRVGESDELKVMAQGAGIFYTSPAPGEADFVKEGEIVTVDQTLALTEAMKMFSQLNLASYNRKDAVLYPEDKKYRIERILNTNGQQVSQGELLFVVSPVEA, from the coding sequence ATGACCAGTAACAATAAGCCGATCAATATTCCCCAGGCTCAATCTGCCGACCCGCTTTTTCTAAAAGCTGAGCAGTTGGCGCAAAATTTTTCATTGTTTCCTGAGCACAGTAAACAGAGTTTATCAGAAGAAATTAAAGGCCTTTTGGGCGAAGAGACTATTCAATCAAACCTGAAAGAGCTTGAACAACTTGATGTCGATGGCTATGTCACTAAGGTTATCCAACCTACGCTTGATAAAAACCGCTTTGGCGCTAAGCGTGTTATTGCTGATCTTAAAGGTAAATTGATTGCTGAAACCCATATAGGATCTTTTTACAGTGCTGAAATTGAACTTAATTTTGGTGCGCGTACGCGCCGTTTAGGCTTTATTGCTCAAGAGCGCACTGTCGGCAATGGGGCTTGGTTGCCTGAACATCATCTTCAAGCATGTAAGGCTATCCGTCAATTTGCTGAATTGTCGATGCCTATCATCTACCTTATTGATACCCCTGGTGCAGATGCGGGTGAGATTGCGAACAGCCAAAACCAAGCACACACTATTTCTAAAGCCATTGCTGAAAGCGCTAACGTTGATGTGCCTACGATTGGTATTGTTATCGGTGCAGGTTATTCAGGTGGTGCGATTCCGTTAGCTGCTGCCAATATACTACTTTCAGTACGTGATGGTATTTTCAATACCATTCAACCACAAGGGCTACAGAGCATCGCGCGTAAGTACAACTTATCGTGGCAAGAATGTGCTAAATCAGTGGGCGTCTCTCCGGAGGAATTATACACTTCGGGTTGTATCGACGGCATTATTGACTTCTCTCCATCAGATAAAGATGAACGCCAACATAATTTACGTCGAGCTATCATTAGCAGTGTTGAAGCTGTTGAACAAGCTGCAGTGCAGTTTGTGCGCGAATCAAGCGATTTACGTGAGCACTATGATCGCAGCTTGAATCGTTTCTTAATGCCTTCTCAAAATCTATCAGCGTTAGAGCACCACGCAGAGCTTGCGGTGGCGAATAATCCTACAATGCATCTTAATTTGTTTGGTAGTGCTTATCGTTACTTGCGCTACCTAACCCTGCGTAGTCGTATTCATTCTATTTCCCAAGACCAGTATGGTCGTTTGTCTAAGGTCAGCGTGCCTGAAGGTGATTTACTTGCACGTATTCAGCAAGAGCAAGATCGTGTCTTCCAATCTTGGTTATCAAGTCCGGATAAGTTAGTTTACGATGAAGAGTTAAACAAGCTTTGGGGCAACTTCAGCACTAAGCGTGATGAGGTTTCTACTGAACGTAACATGTTGACTCGTTTAATTTTGGGTGAGCCAAAAGAAAACTATAAGAAAGCACGTAAGGCCTTGTTATTTAATATTGGTTGGTCTTTGTATCATCGCTGGAAAGGCAATGCAGAGAACAATTTTAAAGGCTTAATCGCGCACCTTGAAAGCTTGCCAGCTGAAGTGACCCAAGCAGATTGGCCTGAGCTTAATGAATTAACCGTGCTTGATGTGGTTATTCATGATGAGTTACGTGAAGATTTTATTTGGCAGTGTTATAACATTCTCATCTTCAACGCACTGTATGATAACGTCGTTGGCAATTTAGCCTCTATCGCTAAAGAAGCCATGATGTCTAAGAGTTTGTCTCGAGCATCAGTGGATAATTTATTACATGACTCGATTGACCGTGCTATTTCGACGCAAGACACTGCTAGCGATAAAGGTAAGTTCTACAAGTGGCTTAAATTTTTCATGTCTCAGTCAAACCGAGCTGAATTACTGACTAAAACAGAACAATGGAAGAGTGTTGGTTTTCCGCAGTTGAATGACAGTCTTTTTGTTATCTTGACCTATTTCTTTGAGCGTCTATTACCAGAGTATTTCGATAGCGAAAGTGAAAGCAGTGAATACACTGGGGCGATAAATCCTGTGCGTATTGGTCGCCGTAAAGACTTTTGGAATCGTCTCACCATGGGCTATCAGGATTTGTTGATCCAGAAAGTACTTCGTGATGAGAAACGCAGCGGTAAGATGAGTTGGGAAAACATTACCACTCAGTTTTTTAATGATTTCGAAGAAATTAATGCTGATAAAATGTCAGCGAATCTACTCAATTTTCCAGGATTTCGTTTGTCAATTGAGGATGCGCTCGATAAAGGCATTCGTCCTTGTGGCTTAATCACAGGTGTGGCTGATTTTGAGCAAGATGGTCAGCAGATTAAAGTGGGGGTTGCAGTGTCAAACACTGCATTCCAAGCTGGCGCTTTTGATATGGCCAGTGCAGAGAAGTTCTCGGCTTTGCTTATTGAATGTGCGAAACGTAAACTACCTGTTATTTGCTTTATCAGCTCTGGTGGTATGCAAACGAAAGAGGGAGCTGCTGCGCTATTTTCCATGGCGGTGGTGAATGATCGTATTACACGCTTTATTCGTGACAATGAACTGCCTGTATTGATGTTTGGTTATGGTGATTGTACCGGTGGCGCTCAGGCGAGTTTTGTGACTCATCCACTGGTACAGACTTATTATTTATCAGGGACAAATATGCCATTTGCAGGTCAAATGGTGGTACCTGCATACCTGCCTTCAACAGCAACATTATCGAACTATCTGTCGAAAGTTCCTGGTGCGATGAATGCTTTGGTGACGAATCCATTTAGTGACACGATTGATGAACAACTTGCTAGTATCGATCCACTCATGCCTAAGCCTACCGCGAAAATAGAAGAGGTCATTGGTAAAGCACTATCGACACTCGTTCCTGAAATCTTGGTTGAGGATGAAAAAATTATCCAAGACGATCCTCGTCAACTGATGAAACCAATTAATAAGTTATTGGTTCATGCTCGAGGTTGTACTGCAGTTAAACTTATCCGTAAGGCTCACGATAATAATATCAATGTTGTCTTAGTGGCATCAGATCCGGATATGACTTCAGTGCCTGCTGACATGCTCAAAGAGAAGGATAAATTGGTTTGTATTGGCGGTAATACGTCAGATGAGAGTTATCTAAATGCATATTCAGTCTTGAAAGTGGCTGAATATGAGAATGTCGATGCGCTTCATCCGGGTATTGGTTTCTTATCTGAAAGCCCACAGTTTGCAGCGCTTTGTGTCAATAACGGGGTTAACTTCGTTGGACCAAGCGTGCACAGCATGACGACCATGGGCAATAAATCAAACGCAATTAAGACCTCTCAAGCCAATGGCGTTCCGGTCGTTCCTGGTAGTCACGGTATTTTGAGCAATGCTGAGCAAGCGGTAAATGTGGCAAATGAGATAGGTTACCCAGTATTACTAAAAGCCGTACAAGGTGGTGGTGGTAAAGGTATTCAAGTTGTTGAGCGTGCAGGTGACATGATTAGTTTGTTCCAGCAGACGTCAACAGAAGCCGCAGCTGCATTTGGCAATGGTGATTTGTATCTTGAAAAATATGTCACTTCATTACGTCATATCGAAGTACAGCTACTGCGTGATCAGTTTGGCAACACCAAAGTGTTGGGGATTCGTGACTGCTCAGTTCAGCGTAACAACCAAAAGGTAGTAGAAGAGTCAGGTTCGACTATGCTGCCACCTGAGCTAAAAGCTAAGGTGCTTGAATATACGCTTGCATTAGGCCATGCAACAGATTACATGGGGGCGGGTACCGTTGAGTTTATTTATAACTTAGACATGAATGCAGTCTACTTTATGGAGATGAACACACGTCTACAGGTTGAACATCCAGTAACAGAAGCAACTTCTGGTATTGATATTGTCAGTGCCGGTTTTGATATCGCTGCGGGTCGCTCGATTGAAGCGCTTGAGCCTCAAGATAAAGGCTACGCAATTGAAGTGCGAGTGACGGCTGAAAAAGCGGCATTAGATAGTCATGGTGTTCTTCAGTTGCTACCACATCCTGGTCTAATCACTGAATATCAGATGCCTGAGCGTGATGATATTGAAATTATTTCTATTGCGGGTGAAGGTAAAGAGGTTTCACCTTATTATGATAGCTTAATTGCGCAGATCATCTGTCGCGGTGAAAGTCGCGATGATGTGATCAATAAGCTGCATGATTATCTAGCCGATCAGGTCGTGATTAAAGGCATTGCGACTAACATCCCTCTACTGACTCGTATTTTGAAAGATGGTACCTTCAATGAAGGGGTTTATGATACCAATTACCTTCCTCGCCTGATGGCAGAGCTTGATATTCCTGAATTAATTGCTGAGATGGAAGCGGCAGCTGACACTGCTGGAATCGATACTGAATCATTGCGTGTTGGTGAGAGTGATGAGCTTAAGGTGATGGCACAAGGCGCCGGTATTTTCTATACCTCTCCAGCGCCAGGTGAAGCGGATTTTGTTAAAGAGGGAGAGATTGTAACCGTCGATCAAACTTTAGCACTGACGGAAGCGATGAAGATGTTTTCTCAGTTAAATCTGGCCAGCTATAATCGCAAAGATGCGGTACTTTATCCTGAAGATAAAAAATACCGTATTGAGCGGATATTAAACACCAATGGTCAGCAAGTGTCGCAAGGTGAATTACTGTTTGTGGTATCACCTGTTGAGGCTTAA
- a CDS encoding LysR family transcriptional regulator, with protein MPDLNGMMLFSAVVRAKSFSQAARETGIPKSTISRKVAQLEEQLGVRLLQRDTRNLSLTQVGVLFYQHCASIRDEIEAAKATIENTHNHVSGSLRVAIPVSFSQELIANLCSSFMRLYPNVELDIQFTDNDVGLVGEGYDIAIKYGPLQSSDLVARLLLERQPILVASPTYLKLNGTPATPQELMEHRGILLGTSRSAPIWPLGKGTRKTMVSFQRKVRVNSAVMVKQLVQDDFGIAMLSNAVCKNELANGTLIPLLQEWPIEPIKVYGVYSSRRQLATNISVFLDFFTKRFNSHESLQSLMI; from the coding sequence ATGCCAGATCTTAACGGGATGATGCTATTTTCAGCGGTAGTGAGAGCGAAAAGTTTCTCTCAAGCTGCTCGTGAAACAGGCATACCAAAGTCTACCATAAGTCGTAAAGTCGCCCAACTAGAAGAACAACTTGGCGTACGACTATTACAACGTGATACTCGAAATTTGAGCCTCACTCAGGTAGGTGTATTGTTTTATCAGCATTGTGCTAGCATCAGAGATGAAATAGAAGCCGCAAAAGCAACCATAGAAAACACCCATAACCATGTATCAGGCTCATTACGAGTAGCCATTCCGGTTTCCTTTAGCCAAGAGCTCATTGCAAATCTGTGCAGTAGCTTTATGCGACTTTACCCGAACGTCGAATTGGATATTCAGTTTACTGACAATGATGTCGGTTTGGTCGGTGAAGGTTATGATATTGCTATTAAATATGGCCCTCTGCAATCATCAGATTTAGTGGCTAGGTTATTGCTCGAACGCCAACCTATTTTAGTGGCAAGCCCCACTTATCTAAAACTCAATGGTACTCCGGCAACGCCACAAGAATTAATGGAACATCGCGGTATTTTACTCGGTACATCTCGTTCGGCTCCCATTTGGCCTTTAGGTAAAGGCACCCGAAAAACCATGGTCAGTTTTCAACGAAAAGTGAGAGTAAATAGCGCAGTTATGGTGAAACAATTGGTACAAGATGATTTTGGTATTGCCATGCTATCCAACGCTGTATGTAAGAATGAACTGGCGAATGGAACATTGATACCACTATTACAAGAATGGCCAATTGAACCCATTAAGGTTTACGGTGTTTATTCCAGTCGACGGCAGCTAGCGACGAATATTAGTGTTTTTCTCGACTTCTTTACCAAACGATTCAATAGCCATGAATCTTTACAGTCCTTGATGATCTAG
- a CDS encoding SprT family zinc-dependent metalloprotease — MFNLFRPTAKTIKPKASNIDFKSLNYIYQIPLHNHVASRILECYSLAEKQLDHVFPKPEISFKLRGKSAGTAHLQQNRLRFNATLLTENQDTFIQHVIPHEICHLLAYQMYGKVKPHGQEWQALMVRLFALPPNTTHNMNTRSVEGRKFSYQCDCGPVQLSIRRHNKVVKGETKYRCRHCKKELILHL; from the coding sequence ATGTTTAATTTATTTCGCCCCACCGCCAAAACAATTAAGCCCAAAGCTTCTAACATAGACTTTAAAAGCTTAAATTATATATATCAAATCCCGTTACATAATCATGTTGCTTCACGTATCCTCGAGTGCTATTCATTAGCTGAAAAACAACTAGACCACGTTTTCCCTAAGCCTGAGATCAGTTTTAAACTCCGAGGAAAAAGTGCTGGCACCGCACATTTACAGCAAAATAGGCTTAGATTCAACGCCACTTTACTGACTGAAAATCAGGATACTTTCATTCAACACGTTATCCCACATGAAATCTGTCACCTGTTAGCGTATCAGATGTACGGCAAAGTCAAACCACACGGACAAGAGTGGCAAGCATTGATGGTACGCCTCTTCGCATTACCACCGAATACAACACATAACATGAATACTCGATCTGTTGAGGGGAGAAAGTTCTCTTATCAATGTGATTGCGGGCCTGTTCAGCTAAGTATCAGGCGCCATAATAAGGTCGTTAAAGGCGAAACGAAATATCGATGTCGGCACTGTAAGAAAGAGCTCATACTTCATCTTTAA
- a CDS encoding endonuclease, protein MKSFYKISSAFIIGLGLSLLFSASSYSSPSHPTSFSQAKKRAKEIYSQHLPATSFYCGCDIKINGKKWQTDLSSCGYQVRKQQKRAVRIEWEHIVPAWEFGHQRQCWQKGGRKNCGKTDAQFKKMEADLHNLVPAIGEINGDRSNYRFSQWNAIHEQYGQCAMTIDFKSRKAEPPSYTRGQIARTYLYMHQAYNFNIAKNQLKLFKAWDKTYPVDTIECKRDQEIALTQGNHNSFVKKFCDAQAMPQTLAK, encoded by the coding sequence TTGAAATCATTTTATAAAATTAGCTCAGCCTTCATCATAGGGTTAGGATTATCGTTGCTCTTTTCAGCATCGTCTTACTCCTCCCCTTCTCACCCTACCAGTTTTTCTCAAGCAAAAAAACGCGCTAAAGAGATCTATTCTCAACATCTTCCCGCCACCAGCTTTTATTGTGGCTGTGACATCAAGATCAACGGTAAAAAATGGCAAACAGATTTATCAAGCTGTGGTTACCAGGTTAGAAAACAACAAAAACGCGCAGTGCGTATTGAATGGGAACATATTGTCCCCGCCTGGGAGTTTGGTCACCAACGTCAATGCTGGCAAAAGGGGGGACGTAAAAACTGTGGTAAAACAGATGCTCAATTTAAAAAAATGGAAGCTGATCTTCATAATTTAGTCCCCGCCATAGGTGAAATAAATGGCGACAGAAGTAACTATCGCTTCAGTCAATGGAACGCCATACACGAGCAGTATGGCCAATGCGCGATGACCATTGACTTCAAATCAAGAAAAGCTGAGCCACCTAGCTATACTCGAGGTCAGATCGCACGCACTTATCTGTATATGCATCAAGCATACAATTTTAATATTGCCAAAAATCAATTAAAGCTATTTAAAGCATGGGATAAAACTTATCCTGTTGATACTATCGAATGCAAAAGAGATCAAGAAATTGCACTCACTCAAGGGAATCATAACTCCTTTGTAAAGAAATTTTGTGACGCACAAGCAATGCCTCAAACGCTAGCAAAGTAG
- the rsmE gene encoding 16S rRNA (uracil(1498)-N(3))-methyltransferase, translated as MRTPRIYQALPLTLGNTVELDDEAASHIGRVLRMNSGEQISLFNGDGQEFLAEIISASKKNVSVKLLTSHLNETESPLHLHLGQVISRGDRMDFTIQKSVELGVNTITPLFSERCGVKLSGERLEKKILQWQKIVIGACEQSGRNQIPEIRPAMTLETWVAEHTDAMKLNLHPRAEHGINGLSLKSSKIRLLIGPEGGLSQTEIMMTEQHHFIDILLGPRVLRTETAALTAMSALQLKFGDMG; from the coding sequence ATGAGAACTCCAAGAATATATCAAGCATTACCGTTAACCCTAGGCAACACAGTCGAACTTGATGATGAAGCGGCATCACATATTGGACGAGTGTTACGGATGAACAGCGGCGAACAGATCAGCCTCTTTAATGGTGATGGTCAAGAATTTCTCGCAGAGATAATTTCAGCCAGTAAGAAAAATGTCTCGGTTAAACTGTTAACTTCTCACCTTAATGAGACTGAATCACCACTACACCTTCATCTAGGACAGGTTATTTCACGTGGCGATCGCATGGACTTCACTATACAGAAATCTGTCGAACTTGGTGTGAATACTATTACCCCATTATTTTCTGAACGTTGTGGTGTCAAACTTTCAGGCGAACGATTAGAGAAAAAAATATTGCAATGGCAAAAAATAGTCATAGGGGCGTGTGAACAATCCGGTCGTAATCAGATCCCTGAAATTAGACCCGCTATGACCCTAGAAACATGGGTAGCTGAACACACTGATGCGATGAAGTTAAACCTGCACCCTAGAGCAGAACATGGCATCAATGGTTTATCTCTAAAATCGTCAAAAATCAGACTCTTGATTGGGCCTGAAGGGGGGCTTTCGCAAACCGAAATAATGATGACGGAACAACATCATTTTATCGATATTTTGCTTGGGCCTAGAGTATTAAGAACAGAAACTGCAGCCTTAACCGCGATGAGTGCATTGCAATTAAAATTTGGCGATATGGGGTAG
- the gshB gene encoding glutathione synthase — MIKLGIVMDPIADINIKKDSSFAMLLAAQNRGYQLFYMEMRDLAMVNGQAMATMRTLSVKQDEASWFTLGESIDTPLADLDVILMRKDPPFDTEFIYATYMLERAEEAGVLIVNKPQSLRDANEKLFTAWFSEFTPETIVTRDQQRIRDFHQQKKDVIIKPLDGMGGSSIFRVKENDPNLGVIIETLTSYGQQYAMVQAFIPDITSGDKRILVVDGEPVPYSLARIPQKGETRGNLAAGGRGVAQPLSESDWEIARAIGPELKKRGLIFVGLDVIGDKLTEINVTSPTCIKEIQAAFDVDITGMLMDAIESRIKSA, encoded by the coding sequence ATGATCAAGCTCGGCATAGTGATGGACCCCATCGCAGATATCAACATAAAGAAAGACTCTAGTTTTGCTATGTTACTTGCAGCTCAGAATCGGGGCTACCAACTCTTCTACATGGAGATGCGGGATCTTGCCATGGTTAATGGCCAGGCTATGGCGACCATGCGCACCTTAAGCGTTAAACAAGACGAAGCCAGCTGGTTCACACTGGGGGAGTCTATCGACACCCCTTTGGCCGATCTTGATGTGATCTTAATGCGCAAAGATCCTCCTTTCGATACAGAATTTATCTATGCGACTTACATGCTTGAAAGAGCAGAAGAAGCTGGGGTGCTTATCGTCAACAAGCCTCAAAGCCTTCGCGACGCTAACGAGAAACTTTTTACCGCTTGGTTTTCTGAATTTACACCTGAAACGATTGTCACTCGCGATCAACAAAGGATCAGGGATTTTCACCAACAGAAAAAAGACGTCATCATTAAGCCATTAGATGGCATGGGTGGCAGCTCTATCTTTAGGGTTAAAGAAAATGATCCTAACTTAGGAGTGATCATTGAGACATTAACAAGCTATGGACAACAATACGCTATGGTTCAAGCGTTTATTCCAGATATCACTTCAGGTGACAAACGTATTTTAGTGGTCGATGGTGAACCCGTGCCTTATTCGTTAGCCCGTATTCCTCAAAAAGGAGAAACGCGAGGCAACTTGGCCGCAGGAGGACGCGGCGTCGCTCAACCCCTTTCGGAAAGTGATTGGGAAATAGCCCGTGCTATTGGACCTGAACTTAAAAAACGGGGACTTATTTTTGTCGGACTAGATGTCATTGGTGATAAACTCACCGAAATCAATGTCACTAGCCCTACTTGTATCAAAGAGATCCAAGCAGCGTTCGATGTCGATATTACCGGCATGCTAATGGATGCTATTGAATCGCGAATTAAATCAGCATAA